A genomic window from Acidimicrobiales bacterium includes:
- a CDS encoding helix-turn-helix transcriptional regulator produces MRQTGEDVYAGVAGALILDARTRAGLTQAELARRARTAQSAIAAYEAGQRQPTLPTLYRILEAAGFDLRARLTPHDDHDETLAAWEASLPDDERERRRSKLAGQREAAAAWAASAP; encoded by the coding sequence GTGAGGCAGACCGGCGAGGACGTCTACGCGGGCGTGGCAGGTGCGTTGATCCTCGATGCTCGGACACGGGCGGGCCTCACGCAAGCGGAGCTGGCGCGCCGAGCACGGACGGCCCAGTCGGCAATCGCCGCCTATGAGGCTGGGCAGCGTCAGCCGACGCTCCCGACGCTGTACCGCATCCTCGAAGCCGCTGGCTTCGACCTCCGGGCCCGGTTGACGCCCCATGACGATCACGACGAGACGCTGGCAGCGTGGGAGGCATCGCTGCCCGACGACGAGCGGGAACGGCGGCGATCCAAGCTGGCCGGCCAGCGGGAGGCAGCGGCCGCTTGGGCGGCCTCCGCCCCTTGA